A region of the Corynebacterium endometrii genome:
AGCGTGAGATTGCGGATTTGAAGGACATCCTGGCCAATGAGGCGCGCCAGCGTCAGATTGTGAAGGATGAGCTGTCTGAGATCGTCGAGAAGTATGGCGATGAGCGCCGCACGCGCATCGTTGCCGCCGACGGCGACGTGACCGACGAGGACCTCATCGTCCGCGAAAACGTGGTCATTACCATCACCGCCACCGGGTATGCGAAACGCACCAAGGTCGATGCCTACAAGGCGCAGAAGCGCGGCGGCAAGGGCGTGCGCGGCGCCGAGCTTAAGCAGGATGACATTGTTAAGAACTTCTTTGTCTGCTCCACGCACGACTGGATCTTGTTCTTCACCAACTTTGGCCGCGTTTACCGCCTCAAGGCGTACGAGCTGCCCGAGGCGGGACGCGCCGCTCGCGGCCAGCACGTAGCCAACCTGCTGGAGTTCCAGCCCGAGGAGAAGATTGCCCAGGTCATCCAGATCCAAAGCTACGAGGATGCCCCTTACCTGGTCCTGGCCACCCAGCAGGGCCGCGTGAAGAAGTCTCGCCTGACCGATTACGAGTCCGCACGCTCCGCCGGGCTTATCGCCATCAACCTCAACGAGGGCGACGCTCTGATCGGCGCCCAGCTGGTGGGTGAGGGTGATGACATCCTGTTGACCTCCGAGCAGGGCCAGGCCATCCGCTTTACCGCCGACGATGACCAGCTCCGCCCGATGGGCCGCGCCACCGCCGGCGTGAAGGGCATGCGCTTCCGCGGCGACGACCAGCTGCTGTCCATGTCCGTGGTCTCCGACGGCCAGTACCTGCTGGTGGCCACCTCCGGCGGCTACGGCAAGCGCACCGCCATTGAGGAATACACCACGCAGGGCCGCGGCGGCTTGGGCGTGATGACGTTCAAGTACACCCCGAAGCGCGGCAAGCTCATTGGCGCCATCGCGGTTGAGGAGGGCGATGAGATCTTCGCCATCACCTCCGCCGGCGGAGTCATCCGCACCGAGGTGGACCAAATCCGCCCGTCCTCCCGCGCCACCATGGGCGTGCGCCTGGTCAACCTCGCCGATAACGTGGAGCTTCTTGCCATCGACCGCAATGTGGAAGATGATGGTGAGGAAGACGCTCAGGCGGTGGCCAAGGGCGAAAAGACCGTCGAGGACGTCCAGCAAGAACAGCTGGCGGTAAAGACTGAGGCCGATGGTGCCGCCGACCCTGCCGCCGGGGAACCTGATGCCGAGGACAAGGAGTAATCCATGGCACGACGAGACGTCACGCTAGCGCGCATCGAGCCGGTCTCGGCTTTCCGCGTCGGCCTGGCAATGTCGCTGGTGGGCCTAGTGGCCTGGTTGCTGGCGGTGTGCCTCCTTTACTTCGGCGCTGACCAGGTGGGCATCTGGGACCAGCTCAACACCTTGATTGGTGATGTGGGCGGCACGCAGGTGGTTAGCTTCGGCATGGTCCTGTCCGTTTCCGCGCTGGTAGGCGCGATTATGGCTGTCCTGTGCACCATCCTGTCCCCGCTCATGGCGGTCATTTACAACGCCATCGTGGATCTCTTTGGCGGTATCACGTTGCGGCTTTCAGACCGCGGCAAGTAACCGCCGCCGCAAGCCCGGATGAAACCCCGGGCCGGAAGCTCTCAGCATGACTGGGGGCTCTGCCGGCCCGGGGTTTTCAGGTTTCCCTGCGTCACCGGGCTGCTTTCAACGCGTCGGGTGGAGGGGAATCCGTGGCGTTTTGGGGCTTGTTTGAGGGGAGGTTTTTCTGTCCGTGTAAACCCGCGAAAACCGGCGATGTACTGGCGATTTGTTAAATTTAAAAGTGCTATGTAAAGTTATGTCTCGTTCCAAGCAAGGGCCTATAGCTCAGTCGGTTAGAGCGCATCGCTGATAACGATGAGGTCGCAAGTTCGATTCTTGCTAGGCCCACCATTGGAACAAAGGGGCATTAGCTCAATTGGTAGAGCATCTGCTTTGCAAGCAGAAGGTCAGGAGTTCGATTCTCCTATGCTCCACAGCCCAGGGGCTCGCAGGAATGCGAGCCTCTTTTCTTTTTCGAAACCCTCCTTGAATCAGGGGGTCTTGGTTGCGGCCCCGCCATGGACGGCCGGCCGGGGGCCTGAGCCCCTGGGGTCATCGTTCCGCGGTGTAGCGCGGATCACGCTACGGCGACGTTCGCGGCTCGATCATCGAACGAAAATGGCTTATGTGAGATGTATCACAGAGGGCAGATCGGGCCATTAATATTCACGCTTTAGCGTGCCGTGGTGTTGGTTTTCCACCGAATCCGGCTCTGCGCCGGCGGGGTAGGGGGCCGTTTTGCAACTGGTAATTATTTTCATCACCACCGCGAACGGCGGAATCATGGGGAGTTGACGGACCCTGCCGGTGCCACAATGCTCGCGCTACCCCATGCTTTGTCTATAGGGCTATAGGTATAAGGAAATTGCCAGGGAGAGCTCGGATGCGGAATGCGGCGGTGTGGACAAGCCCATACCGTGGGGGTCACGCCGCAACGAGCAAACAAGCATTCCTTCAGCACCCGCCGGCTGCTTGCCTAACACAACCACTGCAGCGCTCGAGCGGCACTAGTGAAACCGGCTCGGTGAAGGGGAATGGATAAGGAGAAGTTAGAACAATGGCTAACAATCGTCAGATCCGCGACCTTTTCAATGCAACCGCTTATGACTCCAATGGTGACAAGCTGGGAGACATCAAGGAAGTATTCGTCAATGACTCCACCGGCCAGCCCGATTTCATCGAGGTAAGCCACGGCCTGTTCGGCCTTTCCTCCTCCCTTGTTCCACTGCGCGGCCACCGCGTAGAGGGCGAGGATCTCCGCCTGGCTTTCCCTAAGGAGCTCATCAAGGACGCGCCCGAGTTCAACCAGGACTCCCACCTGTCCGATACCGAGCTGGAGAAGCTCTACGCCCACTACTCCCTGCAGGACGTTGAGGACGTAGAGACCTACGAGGCTGACGCCCCAGCCCAGGGCGTTGACGGCCGCCGCGATACCGGCCTTGGCGCTGCGGAAACCGGCGCGGGCGTGGCTGGCGCTGGCGTGGCTGGCGCGGGCGTGGCCGCCGAGGCTAACGCCGATCGCCGCGATGCAGCGGCCACCGCTGAAACCGCTGGCGCCGCTGACTCCACCGAAAACAGCGGCCTGGTCCGCTCTGAGGAGCGCCTGAACGTTGACAAGGAGCGCGTGCAGACCGGCGAGGCCCGCCTGCGCAAGTACGTTGTGCATGACACCGAGACCGTCGAGGTTCCGGTTGAGCGCGAAGTGGTCTCCGTGGAGCGCACCCCAATCGACGGCGCCGAGGCCGCTGACTTCGATGGCAAGCTTGCCAACGATGAGGAGACCATCACCATCTCCGAGGAGCGCGTGAACGTGACCAAGGAAACCGTTCCAGTGGAAAAGGTTGAGCTCAAGAAGGAAACCGTCCGCGATACCGAGACGGTGACTGAGGACGTTGCCCGCGAAGAGTTCGACATCGATGGCGATGTTCGCAAGTAGACCTGGCGCGCCATCGCCATCAACCCGTCCGCGCCGCGCGGAAGGCCTAGGCGCCTAAGGCGCGCACTTGGCTAAACAAATATAAGGCCACCACCGTTGGGTTTCTCCGGTGGTGGCCTTCGGCGATCCGAAATATGTACTCTGGTGCGCATGTCTAATACTCTCTTTGATTCGATTCGCTTGGGATCTACTACCGCAGCTAACCGCGTGGTGATGGCGCCATTGACGCGCCTGCGCGCGGGCACCGAAGGCGTGCCCAACGAGCTTTTGACCACGTATTACACCCAGCGGGCCAGCGCGGGCCTGGTGGTGACGGAGGGCGCGTGGCCGGTCATTGAGGGTCGCACGTGGTACGGCCAGCCGGGCATCGAGACCCAGGAGCAGCAGGATGCGTGGGCCCGAGTCGCGGACTCCGTCCATGCCGAAGGAGGGCTCATCGCCATGCAGATCATGCACGGCGGCCGCATCTCCCACCCGGAGCTAACGGGGACCGGGCGTACGGTGGGCGCAAGCCCCATCGCTCCGCCCAACCCCATCCGCATTTCCACCGGCAAGGCGGATTCGCCGGCGCCCCACGCGCTGACCGAGGAGGAAATCCGGGAGGTTATCCAGGGATTCGTCAAGGCCGCCCGCCGCGCGGTGGATGCGGGGATGGACGCGGTGCAGATCCACGGCGCTAACGGCTACCTGTTGCATCAGTTCCTGTCCCCGGCGTCCAACCAGCGTACGGACGGCTATGGCGGCACGCCGGCCAACCACGCGCGTCTGCTGTCCGAGGTCATCCGCGCCGTGGCCGGCGAAATTGGCCCCGAGCGCACCGGCTTCCGCCTCTCTCCGCAGCACAACATCCAGGGTGCAGAAGAACTCGATGCGGAATTTACCAAGGAGGTTTACCTGGCCCTCGCGCGCAATATCGCCGATCTGCCGCTGCACCACGTGGATATCCTCAATGCGGATCCCGCCAGCGACCTGATTCAGGCCATTCGCGGTGAAATCAACGCGCCGTTCATCGCCAACTCGGGCTTCGGCACGCAGACCACCCGCGAGGAGGCCATGGGCTTGGTTGCAGACGGCGTAGCCGACGCCATCTCCGTTGGCCGCCCCATCATCGCCAACCCCGATCTGGTTCGCCGCTGGCGCGAGGATCTGCCGGAAAACGAGCCGGACCAGGATACGTTCTACACAGAAGGCGCCGCCGGCTACACGGACTACCCGTTCTACGAGGGCTAAATAAAGCAGGCTAGGTTCCTCCCCGCCGCGGTTTAGGCCGGGCCGCCCGCGCCGGCCGCCTGTCCCGGGGAGCGGCCGGTCGCACCGCGGATTTTGTGCTTTGCTCATTAAAGGGCTAGGCTTTTGGGTACCCACGGGGCATTAGCTCAATTGGTAGAGCATCTGCTTTGCAAGCAGAAGGTCAGGAGTTCGATTCTCCTATGCTCCACAGCTGAAAGAGACTCACAGCATTGTGAGTCTCTTTTTCGTTTAGCGGACCTTCCGCCGCTAAACCAAACGCCCACCTAGCTGCCGTTTTCCGAGTCTACCGGCGGCTTCTGCACGCAATTTCATCTGGTGGTAGGCTGAAATAGTTCAAACCCCAAACTATCAAAAAGGTTGTGAGTTATGTCTTCGCTATCTTCCGTAGCACTCCGCCTGATTCCGGCGGCTTTTATTATCAACTCCGGCGCTGGCAAGCTGGGTATGGATGCTGAGGCCTCCGCTGGCCTGCAGCAGTTCGCCGCAACCGGCATTCCACTGCTGAAGAAGCTTCCTTCAGAAAAGTTCGCCAAGTACATCGGCGGCTCTGAACTGGCCGTCGGCGGCGCCCTGCTAGCGCCGTTCGTGCCTAATCGCCTGGCCGGCGCTGCCCTGACCGCTTTCGGCAGCGGCCTGCTGACCCTTTACTTCAATAATGACGGCAACACCTTAGATGATGGCATCCGCCCATCCCAGGACGGCCTGGTTCTGGCTAAGGATTCCTGGCTCGTGGCCATTGGCCTCGGCCTGCTTCTGTCCGATAAGGACAAGTAAACCGGCGCAGATAGCGCACCGCCTCCAGCCCCCGCCCGTGACTCGAGCAGTTACCGGGACGGGGGCTGGAAGCATATGGCTCATAGGGCAAGGGAAAGCCTGATAGAGCCGCGGTCAACTTCTCAGTAGCTGCCGCGTCGCCACAGAGGGCCAAGGATTTCCCGGGCCGCTACTTCTCCCAGTAGGTCTCCGGGCCGGTTTCGGGGGCCGGTTCACCACTAAGTTCCGCAACGCCACGCAGGATTTCGCCGATCAGCACCGGCATGCGGTCCAGGTCCTCCCAGCGGCGCAGCACGCCTACACGGGTAGGGAGTTTGCCGCGCAGGCCCTGCTCACGCAGGATGGCGGATGCTGTCAGGTTGATCACGCCGTTAAAGCCCGCCAGGCGCTTATTCTCTGAGCGAAGATGGTTCATGGCATCTTCGATCCAGCGGGAGGCGCGCGCGGTCCGCGGGCCGATGTTCAGCTTGGCGGCGGCTGACTCTTCCTCAGCCGTGACGGGGGCATGCAGCAGGTATTCAACGGCCGCTTTGTGATCAAGGAAGTGTGGTTCGGTCATGCCCTTCAATCTAGGCAAAACCATGCTTGCGCGTGTGATTCCCGCCGTTTCGTGCTGGACTGCGGAACGCCTGCCCGGCAAAACGCAACAATCCCGTTCGATCCGTGCCCTAGACGGGCGGAATTCGCAGAGATCGAACGGGATTGTTGCATCCTTGCGCCCTCCCCGGCCTACCGGTGGCTGTAGACCCGGCCCGGGGTGGCCGCGGGGATCATGTGGTCCAGGCTCACGGGCTCGAGCCCCTTGGCCCTAAGGCCGTCAACTATGCATTCCGCGGCGTCCACTGTGGTGGAGTGGATGTCATGCATCAAGATGATGTGTCCGGCCGCAGCCTGGTCCACGGCGACCCGGCAGGTGCGCTGGGGATCCCTGTGTTGCCAGTCCAGGGTGTCTACCTGCCAGAATGCGATGGCCATGCCTTCGTCGCGGGCGATGCCGGTCACCGTGTCATTCATTGCGCCATACGGTGGGCGCATCCAGTGGGGGCGCGTGCCGGTGGCGGATTCAACCGCATCGTTGGTCTCGCGGATTTCCCCGCGCACCCGGTCCGCGCTCAGCGCGGTCATCTCCGAGTGGGTCGCGCCGTGATTGCCCACGGTGTGGCCATGGCCCGTCATGCGCTGGAGCGTCTTGGGCATCTTCCGGGCATTGGGCGCGGTGACGAAGAAGGAGGCCGTGGCCTTTTTGTCCTTCAGGATGCCCAGCAGGCGGTTGGTGGGGGCCGCGGGTCCATCATCAAAGGTCAGCGCCACGCAGTTGCCGCAATCCCGCGCGCGCCGGGGCGCGGTCCGGGGTGCGGGTTTATCCACTAACCCCAGGTTTTGCGCGTGACCCTTTATCACGGGATTATCCTTGATTTCGCGGGGGAGGGCGGAGTAGGCGTCTTTGGCGGCGCTAGTTACGGCGTGCTGTACTGCGCTGGAGCCCAAGTTCGGCGCGGCCGCGGCCGGGGTCAGGCTCAGCGCCGTGGCGGTGAGGATGGCGGCGGCGGATAGGGGCAAGCGGTGGAATTTCACACGTATATCTTTAGCGGTTGGGGCCCGGAAGCAACGAGCGACACGGTGAAAATAGTGAATTAAAGTGAAAGATGTGACGCATGTTGCATTCTTCGCGCGGTAGTGTGTAGTCCGTGGCTGACATGAACAGGCAAAATCGAACCTCCCGCAGGGCCCAGCGCTTCCTGGCGTTCACTCACATCACCGTGGATTTCTACCAGGGAGCGCTGCCCGCGCTGGTGCCCATCTTCGTGGCGGAGCGAAATTACAGTTATGCCGCGGCCGCCGCGGTGGTGCTGGCCAGCTCGCTCGCCTCATCCATCATCCAGCCGCTCTTTGGCGTGATGGGTGACCGTTTCCGCATCCCCGGCATTGTTCCCGCGGCCGTGGCGCTGGCGGGGCTCGGCATGGGACTTTTTGTGTTGACGGATTCGTTATTCATTACCGGCATTTTCGCCGCCATCAGCGGCGTTGGCGTCGCCGCATTTCATCCCGACGCCGCCAAGAAGGCCCGCCACATCGCCGGCGACGATGATGTGGTGCTGTCATGGTTCTCGCTGGGTGGCAACCTCGGTTTCGCGGTGGCCCCGCTCTACGTGGGCGTGACCGTGGGGATCCTGGGCCTGGATTGGGCCTGGCTGCTGGGGCTTCCGGCCGTTGCTGGCCTTGTGAGCCTTGTGATGGTGGACCGGATCCTTGGCCCGAATTGGCGGCCGGCGAGCCGCCGCCGCGGCCCCATGGATACGGACGATTGGCGCGGGTTTGCCAAGCTCGTGGCCGTGGTCATCGCCCGCTCCATAATCTTTGTGGCCACCGCCAGCTTCATCGTGGTCTACATGCAGCAGGAGCGGGGCCTGAGTTCTTTCTGGGCGCAGGCCGCGCTGTTTATCTTCTACATCGGCGGCGCGATTGGAACCCTGATGGGCGGAACCCTGGCCCGGAGGTTCTCCCGCATCGCGGTGGTCCAGGCGGCCTACGCGGCGCTCATCCCCGTCTTCATCGCCATGCTGTTGGTCCCCGGCCCGCTAGCGCTCTTCTTCGTGGCGCTGGCCTCCCTGCTGTTCTTTGTGCCGTTTAGCCTGCAGGTCTCCCTGGGCCAGGATTACCTGCCCAATAACATGGGCACCGCGGCGGGCGTGACCCTCGGCCTGGCGGTGTCCGCCGGCGGCGTGGCCTCCCCGGTGGTGGGCGCGGTGGCGGACAATTTTGGACTGTTAAAAGCGCTGCTGCCGCTGGTGATATTCCCAGCGGCAGCGAGCGTGTTGCTAACGAGGATGCGCGACCCGCGCCTGTAGCGGTCCCTAGAGGTTAGCCGCGGCCTTGAGCTGCTCCAGCGCGTCACGCAGCGGGGCGGGCAGGTTGCCGGAGAAGGATATGACCAGCGCGATGACCGCGGCGATGGCGGCCGCGATGCCTACCGCGGCACCGGCGGAGGAGCCGGAGTCAGATTCGGAGTCAGAACCGGAGCTGGAGGAGGGGGCGTCGGGCGTGGCGCCGGAGGCGGGGAGCACGGTGACCGGGACGGTGACCTTCGTTCCCTGGTCCGTGGTGATGACGAACTCCTGCTCACCCTCGAGAGCCTTAGGGACGGTGAGCTCTACGGTGGCGCGGCCGCGGTGGTTGAGCTGCTCGTCGCCCTCCTGAGCGGCGTTATCGATGGCGGCCTCCCCGGTTGCCGATCCCAGCGCCACGGCGGCGGTGGTGGCCATCGGTTCGCCCTCGGAGGTGTAATTCAGCGAGCTCAGCGAAACGGTGACCTTCTCGCCAGCGGTGACCTCCTTCGGGGCCTGGACGCCCACGGCGGTCTGGGCGGTGGGTAGGGCGGAATCCTCGGACGCCATGTAGTCCACCAGCGCGGTGACGTCCAGCAGGCCAACGTCCGTCATGGTGCCGTTAGCCAGGGACGTAAAGCCATCGCCGCCCTCGAGCAGGAAGGTGGATGCGGCCACGGTGTACTCCCGGTCCGGGTCTATTGGCTCGCCGTTGATGGTGGCCGAGATGATGCGTGAACCCTGCTCCGCGGACGGGTCAAAGGCATAGGAGACGCTGGGGGACAGGCCCAGGGCCAGGCGCGTGCGCTCGGCGCCGGGCTGCCACTGCGCCTCCAGGGCCTCGATGATGTCCGCGCCGGTCAGCGTGGTGTAGCCAATGTTGTTGCCGAAAGGCTGCGCGGTTAAAACCTGCTCATAGGTCACGTCCCCCGCGGGGATGTCCGCGCGCACGCCACCGGCGTTCATCATGCCCAGGTCAACCTCCTGGCCAATCTGGGCGGACATGGCCCAGCGCGCGGACTCCGCGATGTAGTTATTTGCCGTTGACTCAACACCGCGGTTGGAGCCGGATTTGGCGCCCTCATCGGAACCGCGGGTCAGCGGGTGCTCCAGGGTTGCCACAACCTGCTGGCCCAGCTCGGCGGCCTCAGCCTGCGCCTGGGAGACGATGGCCTCCACCGCCGGATCCGGGGTCAGGGACTCCGCGGCCGTGGCATCGTACTGGGTGATCTTCACGTCAACGAGCCGGTCCGCGTCAAGGTCATAGGTGATATCCGCGTCGTTGAGCAGCTTGCCGTACTCCCAGCCCTGCGCCCAGTGCAGCGGGAGTGCGTCCTGGCGCTCGACGGTGCCGGCGGACTTGGCGTGGGAATCGCCGCCGAAGAGGATATCGACGTCCGCGTTGAACTGCTGGGCGAAGTCGGCGGCATCCTCGTGGAAGAGGGCGATGACCACGTCGGCCTCGCCGGATTCCTTGAGGCGGGAAGCCTCGGCGTTGGTGGCCTCAACCGGGTCGGTGATTTGGATGCCCTCGAGCGCCGAGGGGGACACCTTCTGCACGGTCTGGGAGGTCACGGCGCCCACGTAGCCAACCTTGACGCCATCAATGTCCTCGACGTGGGATGCGGGAAGCGCCGGGGTGCCGTCCGTGTGGAACACGTTGGCGCCCAGGATGGGGTAGGCAGAGGCGCGCTGGATGCGGTCAGTTATGTCCGCGAAGCCCTTATCGAATTCGTGGTTGCCGACGGCGGAAGCGTCAACCCCCATCGCGTTCAGGGCGTCGAGGGTGTACTGATCCTCGGACAAAGCGGAGACGAATGCGGAACCGCCAACATTATCGCCGGAGGTGGTCAGGTTGTACTCCTGGCCCTCGTTGACCTTCTTGATCAGCGCCGCGAGGTGGGCGGCGCCCATCTCCGTGCCGGCGGCGGCTGGCTCCTCGCCGCCTATCTGGGTCTCCAAGTGGCCGTGGAGGTCAGTGAAGTTCGTCACCGAGAACGTGACCTGCTCGCCGGTCTGTGCGAATGCTGCCGGGGTGAAGGTAGCGGCGGTGCCCAGGGCCGTCACGATGGCCAGGGGAGTGCGGGAC
Encoded here:
- a CDS encoding DUF3566 domain-containing protein; translation: MARRDVTLARIEPVSAFRVGLAMSLVGLVAWLLAVCLLYFGADQVGIWDQLNTLIGDVGGTQVVSFGMVLSVSALVGAIMAVLCTILSPLMAVIYNAIVDLFGGITLRLSDRGK
- a CDS encoding PRC and DUF2382 domain-containing protein, encoding MANNRQIRDLFNATAYDSNGDKLGDIKEVFVNDSTGQPDFIEVSHGLFGLSSSLVPLRGHRVEGEDLRLAFPKELIKDAPEFNQDSHLSDTELEKLYAHYSLQDVEDVETYEADAPAQGVDGRRDTGLGAAETGAGVAGAGVAGAGVAAEANADRRDAAATAETAGAADSTENSGLVRSEERLNVDKERVQTGEARLRKYVVHDTETVEVPVEREVVSVERTPIDGAEAADFDGKLANDEETITISEERVNVTKETVPVEKVELKKETVRDTETVTEDVAREEFDIDGDVRK
- a CDS encoding alkene reductase codes for the protein MSNTLFDSIRLGSTTAANRVVMAPLTRLRAGTEGVPNELLTTYYTQRASAGLVVTEGAWPVIEGRTWYGQPGIETQEQQDAWARVADSVHAEGGLIAMQIMHGGRISHPELTGTGRTVGASPIAPPNPIRISTGKADSPAPHALTEEEIREVIQGFVKAARRAVDAGMDAVQIHGANGYLLHQFLSPASNQRTDGYGGTPANHARLLSEVIRAVAGEIGPERTGFRLSPQHNIQGAEELDAEFTKEVYLALARNIADLPLHHVDILNADPASDLIQAIRGEINAPFIANSGFGTQTTREEAMGLVADGVADAISVGRPIIANPDLVRRWREDLPENEPDQDTFYTEGAAGYTDYPFYEG
- a CDS encoding polysaccharide deacetylase family protein; translation: MKFHRLPLSAAAILTATALSLTPAAAAPNLGSSAVQHAVTSAAKDAYSALPREIKDNPVIKGHAQNLGLVDKPAPRTAPRRARDCGNCVALTFDDGPAAPTNRLLGILKDKKATASFFVTAPNARKMPKTLQRMTGHGHTVGNHGATHSEMTALSADRVRGEIRETNDAVESATGTRPHWMRPPYGAMNDTVTGIARDEGMAIAFWQVDTLDWQHRDPQRTCRVAVDQAAAGHIILMHDIHSTTVDAAECIVDGLRAKGLEPVSLDHMIPAATPGRVYSHR
- a CDS encoding MFS transporter; translated protein: MNRQNRTSRRAQRFLAFTHITVDFYQGALPALVPIFVAERNYSYAAAAAVVLASSLASSIIQPLFGVMGDRFRIPGIVPAAVALAGLGMGLFVLTDSLFITGIFAAISGVGVAAFHPDAAKKARHIAGDDDVVLSWFSLGGNLGFAVAPLYVGVTVGILGLDWAWLLGLPAVAGLVSLVMVDRILGPNWRPASRRRGPMDTDDWRGFAKLVAVVIARSIIFVATASFIVVYMQQERGLSSFWAQAALFIFYIGGAIGTLMGGTLARRFSRIAVVQAAYAALIPVFIAMLLVPGPLALFFVALASLLFFVPFSLQVSLGQDYLPNNMGTAAGVTLGLAVSAGGVASPVVGAVADNFGLLKALLPLVIFPAAASVLLTRMRDPRL
- a CDS encoding bifunctional metallophosphatase/5'-nucleotidase, whose product is MSFSSRRHRRSRTPLAIVTALGTAATFTPAAFAQTGEQVTFSVTNFTDLHGHLETQIGGEEPAAAGTEMGAAHLAALIKKVNEGQEYNLTTSGDNVGGSAFVSALSEDQYTLDALNAMGVDASAVGNHEFDKGFADITDRIQRASAYPILGANVFHTDGTPALPASHVEDIDGVKVGYVGAVTSQTVQKVSPSALEGIQITDPVEATNAEASRLKESGEADVVIALFHEDAADFAQQFNADVDILFGGDSHAKSAGTVERQDALPLHWAQGWEYGKLLNDADITYDLDADRLVDVKITQYDATAAESLTPDPAVEAIVSQAQAEAAELGQQVVATLEHPLTRGSDEGAKSGSNRGVESTANNYIAESARWAMSAQIGQEVDLGMMNAGGVRADIPAGDVTYEQVLTAQPFGNNIGYTTLTGADIIEALEAQWQPGAERTRLALGLSPSVSYAFDPSAEQGSRIISATINGEPIDPDREYTVAASTFLLEGGDGFTSLANGTMTDVGLLDVTALVDYMASEDSALPTAQTAVGVQAPKEVTAGEKVTVSLSSLNYTSEGEPMATTAAVALGSATGEAAIDNAAQEGDEQLNHRGRATVELTVPKALEGEQEFVITTDQGTKVTVPVTVLPASGATPDAPSSSSGSDSESDSGSSAGAAVGIAAAIAAVIALVISFSGNLPAPLRDALEQLKAAANL